The proteins below are encoded in one region of Maribacter aestuarii:
- a CDS encoding cell division ATP-binding protein FtsE, with protein sequence MEETVLELKDVSIFQKESLVLSEVSLQVTKGEFVYLIGKTGSGKSSFMKTLYGDLPLKKGEGKIVDFNLKTLKESDIPFLRRKLGIVFQDFKLLPDRNINKNLLFVLKATGWKDQAKMDAQVLQVLEKVGMKTKGFKFPHELSGGEQQRVAIARALLNDPELILADEPTGNLDPQTSVEVMKVLQEINKSGRTILMATHDYALILKYPSKTLKCDANRVFEVVQKAV encoded by the coding sequence ATGGAAGAGACAGTTTTAGAGCTAAAGGACGTATCCATATTCCAAAAGGAAAGTTTGGTACTCAGCGAGGTAAGCTTGCAAGTTACCAAGGGGGAATTTGTATATCTTATCGGTAAAACGGGTAGTGGAAAAAGTAGCTTTATGAAAACGCTTTATGGGGATTTGCCCTTAAAGAAAGGAGAGGGTAAAATCGTGGATTTTAACCTAAAGACCCTAAAGGAAAGTGATATCCCATTTTTAAGAAGAAAGCTAGGTATCGTGTTCCAAGATTTTAAGCTTTTACCGGATAGAAATATTAATAAAAACCTTCTTTTCGTCCTTAAGGCTACTGGATGGAAAGATCAGGCCAAAATGGATGCTCAAGTTCTACAAGTATTGGAGAAAGTGGGGATGAAGACTAAGGGTTTCAAGTTTCCACACGAACTCTCTGGAGGGGAACAACAAAGGGTCGCTATTGCTAGGGCCTTATTGAACGATCCTGAACTTATTCTTGCCGATGAACCTACGGGAAATCTGGATCCACAGACCAGTGTTGAGGTAATGAAGGTACTACAGGAAATCAACAAGTCCGGACGCACTATTTTAATGGCCACCCATGATTATGCGCTAATTTTAAAATATCCTTCAAAGACCTTGAAGTGCGATGCCAATCGTGTTTTCGAAGTGGTTCAAAAGGCGGTATAA
- a CDS encoding sensor histidine kinase — protein MNKKTRSSIVKDAILFCIALVIALVVYSIDINVPSSIAIGSIYCMVILYSWILSGKYTSIYLGIICTILIITAMVKGADSLSGGRMEGLNSFISIIVVWICVALVSAAKSGYEGLERVLASLEDKVRERTKDLNKSREKLEVSEKVYRYLYENANEMHANVQLNNNHIIRCNDTLCKKLGYSKDELLGKPVELLHHMASKPNLDIALQSFRDKGSIKNAELVLRTKSGKKIDVILNASSARNDQGEITYSRLSWTDISELKKIEEERIAYAQSLEMKNKELEQFAFIASHDLQEPLRTVSSFSGLLATEYVEKFDQTGKDSLNFIVEATTRMQNLVKGLLDYSRIGKDAAKSQIDITKVLGDLEKDLSLKIAETNTTINYKKLPDSVIGYRAELRQLFQNLIVNAMKFTRPEINPIINISGAKRKGNILFCIEDNGIGVPKEHQQKIFKIFKRLHIRDEYEGTGIGLAHCQKIVDLHGGKIWIESEPGKGSKFFFTLSNKLKITSV, from the coding sequence ATGAATAAAAAAACTAGGTCGAGTATCGTCAAGGATGCCATATTGTTCTGTATTGCTTTGGTTATTGCCTTGGTGGTTTATAGCATAGACATTAATGTGCCCAGTAGTATTGCCATTGGGAGTATCTATTGCATGGTCATTTTATACAGCTGGATACTATCGGGTAAGTACACTTCCATATACTTGGGTATTATCTGTACTATTTTGATTATAACGGCAATGGTAAAAGGGGCCGATAGTCTTTCTGGGGGAAGAATGGAAGGACTAAATTCATTTATTTCCATAATCGTAGTGTGGATTTGTGTAGCACTTGTATCCGCTGCCAAAAGTGGTTATGAAGGATTGGAAAGGGTTCTGGCGTCATTGGAGGATAAAGTACGAGAAAGAACAAAGGATTTAAATAAAAGCCGGGAAAAGCTAGAAGTAAGCGAAAAGGTGTACAGGTACCTTTATGAAAACGCTAATGAAATGCACGCCAACGTACAGTTGAACAATAACCATATTATAAGATGTAACGATACCTTATGTAAGAAATTGGGTTATTCGAAAGATGAGCTACTGGGCAAACCAGTTGAGCTATTGCACCATATGGCAAGTAAGCCAAATCTAGATATCGCTTTGCAAAGCTTTAGGGATAAGGGTTCGATAAAGAATGCGGAATTGGTTTTAAGAACAAAATCTGGAAAGAAGATAGACGTTATTTTAAACGCAAGCTCGGCGAGGAACGATCAAGGTGAAATTACATATAGCCGGTTAAGTTGGACAGATATTTCCGAACTTAAGAAAATTGAGGAGGAGCGCATTGCTTACGCGCAAAGTCTAGAGATGAAAAACAAGGAATTGGAGCAATTTGCCTTTATTGCATCGCACGATTTACAAGAGCCCTTGCGTACGGTATCCAGTTTTTCCGGACTATTGGCCACTGAATATGTAGAAAAATTTGATCAGACAGGAAAGGATAGTCTAAATTTTATCGTTGAGGCTACCACAAGGATGCAGAATTTGGTCAAAGGTCTGTTGGACTATAGTAGAATTGGGAAGGATGCGGCAAAATCACAAATTGATATCACAAAAGTACTCGGCGACCTTGAGAAGGACTTAAGTTTAAAAATTGCCGAAACCAATACTACTATAAATTATAAAAAACTTCCAGATAGTGTTATAGGTTACCGGGCGGAGCTAAGACAATTATTCCAAAACCTGATTGTAAATGCCATGAAATTCACTAGGCCTGAGATAAATCCAATAATCAATATTAGCGGTGCAAAAAGAAAGGGGAATATTCTTTTCTGTATAGAGGATAATGGTATAGGTGTGCCAAAAGAACATCAGCAAAAAATCTTTAAAATTTTTAAGCGCTTACATATTCGGGATGAATATGAGGGTACCGGAATCGGTTTGGCACATTGCCAAAAAATTGTTGATCTTCACGGTGGTAAAATTTGGATAGAATCTGAACCCGGAAAGGGAAGTAAATTTTTCTTTACACTCTCCAACAAATTAAAAATAACTTCTGTATGA
- a CDS encoding response regulator, which produces MKKKLSCVLLIDDDYATNYIHERTIKQADMAEKVVAKQSGYDALDYLRETNSDEYICPEIIFLDINMPGMDGWEFLDEYDKLEEVKKARMVLVMLTTSLNPDDENTSKDIPNISGFKNKPLTVPVLDEIIDTHFPDYR; this is translated from the coding sequence ATGAAAAAAAAATTGAGCTGTGTTCTGTTAATCGATGACGATTACGCTACCAACTATATTCACGAAAGGACCATTAAGCAAGCCGATATGGCGGAAAAAGTGGTGGCGAAGCAAAGCGGATATGATGCACTCGACTATCTGAGGGAAACTAACAGCGATGAATACATATGTCCGGAGATTATTTTTTTGGACATCAATATGCCGGGAATGGACGGGTGGGAATTTCTGGATGAATATGACAAACTAGAAGAAGTGAAAAAAGCAAGGATGGTGCTCGTCATGCTGACCACTTCTTTGAATCCCGATGACGAAAATACTTCCAAAGATATTCCCAATATAAGCGGTTTCAAGAACAAGCCTTTAACGGTGCCGGTACTTGATGAAATTATTGATACACATTTTCCAGATTATAGATAG
- a CDS encoding OmpA family protein, producing the protein MHRSLYITGFLSGYLLLFCGVSFAQNLVHNPSFETFINCPKTLGNLEADLEDWQAPTNGSTDYFNGCSQAMGTPENFNGEQPADFGVGYVGLYLYAPQDYREYIQAELKSTLKKGETYNVSFYVSLAERSDFAIKEFGIQFSENPIEVNTTKTLSRMHLSKVPGDVSNYFEIRYSDFYSDEKDWVLVEQEFVANGTENYMIIGNFKSNKRTQKFATKRNSTRGSYYYLDMVSITTLEDKSYVAVNMDGNKKSDTFEVDKTNVFSDVLFDFDAFKLLSTAEKELERVHGFLIQNPNFRIAISGHTDAKGSDSYNKILSEKRALAVSGYLIANGISQDRISAKGFGSTKPVSTNNTSIGRKKNRRVEFIITN; encoded by the coding sequence GTGCACCGGTCTTTATACATTACGGGCTTTTTGTCGGGATACCTTTTATTATTTTGTGGGGTCTCCTTTGCTCAAAACCTTGTGCACAATCCCAGTTTTGAAACCTTTATAAATTGTCCTAAAACCTTGGGAAATCTGGAGGCCGATTTGGAAGATTGGCAAGCACCGACCAATGGATCAACCGATTATTTTAATGGATGCAGCCAGGCCATGGGGACCCCGGAAAATTTTAACGGGGAACAGCCAGCTGATTTTGGAGTGGGATACGTGGGACTCTATTTGTACGCTCCACAAGATTACAGGGAGTATATTCAAGCTGAGCTGAAGAGCACTTTAAAGAAGGGGGAAACCTATAACGTATCGTTCTATGTGAGTTTGGCCGAGCGTTCCGATTTTGCAATTAAGGAATTCGGAATCCAATTTTCAGAAAATCCGATTGAGGTAAATACCACCAAAACACTATCTAGAATGCACTTGTCCAAGGTTCCTGGAGATGTTTCCAATTATTTTGAAATACGCTATTCCGATTTTTATTCGGATGAAAAGGACTGGGTGTTGGTAGAGCAAGAATTCGTAGCCAATGGCACAGAGAACTACATGATTATTGGAAATTTTAAGAGCAATAAAAGAACCCAGAAATTTGCGACTAAAAGAAACAGTACAAGAGGTTCCTATTACTACTTGGATATGGTTTCCATAACTACACTAGAAGATAAAAGTTATGTAGCGGTAAATATGGATGGCAATAAAAAATCGGATACATTTGAAGTGGATAAGACAAATGTGTTCAGCGATGTTCTTTTTGATTTCGATGCATTTAAATTGCTATCTACGGCAGAAAAGGAACTGGAACGTGTTCATGGGTTTCTGATACAAAATCCCAACTTTAGAATTGCAATATCCGGCCATACCGATGCAAAAGGCTCAGATAGTTACAATAAGATATTATCAGAAAAAAGAGCGCTAGCGGTTAGTGGATACTTAATTGCCAACGGGATTTCCCAAGATAGGATATCCGCCAAAGGCTTTGGGAGTACCAAGCCAGTTTCAACGAATAATACAAGCATAGGCCGCAAAAAAAATAGGCGGGTGGAGTTTATTATCACGAATTAG
- a CDS encoding NYN domain-containing protein: MDMNLAVLIDGDNIPSAYVKEMMEEIAKYGNPTIKRIYGDWTNPRLGKWKNVLLENAITPIQQYGYTQGKNATDSAMIIDAMDILYTGKVNGFCIVSSDSDFTRLATRLREAGMQVFGIGERKTPNPFIVACDKFIYIEILKSQVEESIDSDENKAKVDAKVDKITPKELRFIANTIEDVADDDGWAFLGDVGSLLQKKQPNFDSRNYGFQKLTPLINSIPHFEIERREDSKGRRKLIYVKIKEKKKPKSAK; the protein is encoded by the coding sequence ATGGACATGAATTTAGCAGTTTTGATTGATGGAGATAATATTCCATCGGCATACGTCAAAGAAATGATGGAAGAGATAGCTAAATATGGTAACCCTACCATTAAACGTATATATGGGGATTGGACCAATCCGCGGTTAGGAAAGTGGAAAAACGTATTGTTGGAAAATGCCATCACGCCTATCCAACAATATGGCTATACGCAAGGTAAAAATGCTACAGATTCCGCGATGATTATTGACGCTATGGATATACTGTATACTGGAAAAGTGAACGGATTTTGTATCGTTAGCAGTGATAGTGATTTTACTAGATTGGCCACCAGACTACGGGAGGCCGGAATGCAGGTTTTTGGGATAGGGGAACGTAAAACTCCAAACCCCTTCATAGTGGCCTGCGATAAATTCATCTATATTGAAATCTTAAAAAGTCAGGTCGAAGAAAGTATAGATTCTGATGAAAATAAAGCTAAGGTAGATGCCAAAGTAGATAAAATTACACCAAAAGAACTTCGCTTTATTGCCAATACCATAGAAGACGTGGCGGATGACGATGGTTGGGCTTTTTTGGGGGATGTCGGTAGCCTTTTACAGAAGAAACAACCCAATTTTGACTCAAGGAATTATGGTTTTCAAAAGTTGACGCCGTTGATTAATTCTATTCCACATTTTGAAATTGAGCGTAGGGAGGATTCTAAAGGAAGAAGAAAACTTATCTATGTGAAAATCAAGGAGAAGAAAAAACCAAAATCAGCCAAGTAG
- a CDS encoding NIPSNAP family protein — MKTKPFLPILIFLLTISAISGQTTKKEFYELKTYTVKNENQEKRVDAYLEKAYLPALKRMGLENIGVFKIRQDKFQMSNKIYVLIPFNSLAEFERMEAMLSVDKTHMTAGKDYLNASYDNPPYERINSVLLRAFPDMPKMKPTNVEGPRSERVYELRSYESPTEAIYKNKVAMFNEGGEVTLFEDLGFNAVFYAEVISGDRMPNLMYMTTFPNMEKRNALWKDFVDSPKWKEISGMEKYQNNVNKLDSFLLYPTEYSDY, encoded by the coding sequence ATGAAAACTAAACCATTCTTGCCCATACTCATATTTCTCCTGACCATTAGTGCCATAAGCGGCCAAACTACCAAGAAAGAATTTTACGAGCTTAAAACGTATACCGTTAAGAACGAAAATCAAGAAAAAAGGGTGGATGCTTATTTGGAAAAAGCGTATTTACCTGCATTGAAAAGAATGGGTTTAGAAAATATAGGAGTCTTTAAAATACGCCAGGATAAGTTTCAGATGAGCAATAAAATATATGTACTCATTCCTTTTAACTCCCTAGCGGAATTTGAACGTATGGAAGCCATGCTTTCGGTAGATAAAACTCATATGACTGCGGGTAAAGACTATTTAAACGCGAGCTATGACAATCCACCGTATGAGCGTATCAATTCTGTTTTATTACGGGCATTTCCAGATATGCCCAAAATGAAACCGACAAATGTCGAAGGTCCCAGGTCTGAAAGGGTTTACGAACTTAGAAGTTACGAATCTCCCACGGAGGCAATTTATAAGAATAAGGTAGCTATGTTTAACGAAGGTGGGGAAGTAACGCTTTTTGAAGATTTAGGTTTTAATGCCGTATTCTATGCCGAAGTCATTTCGGGTGATCGGATGCCTAATCTCATGTACATGACCACTTTTCCGAACATGGAAAAACGTAACGCATTATGGAAGGATTTTGTGGATTCACCTAAGTGGAAAGAAATTTCAGGGATGGAAAAATATCAGAATAACGTGAACAAGTTGGATTCCTTCCTCCTCTACCCCACCGAATATTCGGATTATTAG
- a CDS encoding tetratricopeptide repeat protein has product MLKKIIFFTPLLIGITGIASAQESKIYTHKQKDFQDALTLYNNEQYQAAQTLFEKVKATTEDEETAANSAYYAANAAVRLNQSGADRLMEDFVEKYPTSTKRNSAFADVAEYYFETGKYPYALKWYNKVDQGALSRGEMEKFNFNYGYSLFASRKTEEAEKYLEKVVNSPVYGSQAKYYLGYISYQQDDYEAANERFDQITDQDVLEEKLSYYQADMNFKLGKFEEAIALAKKQLPKSDRKEISELNKIIGESYFNLGQYSNAIPYLTEYKGKGGKWSNTDYYLLGYAYYKQQDYENAIQQFNKIIGGTNSVSQNAYYHLAECYLKLDKKQEALNAFRNASQMEFAPEIQKDAFLNYARLSYEIGNAYEPVPQVITNYLETYPNDEHQEEMQNLLVDSFITSKNFAGAMELLENNRNYASKETYQKVAYFRGIEQFMEGDYSGASENLGKSLRSAENPLFEARGRYWKAEADYLLNRFDEAVAGFTSFKQNASSNRTVEAKDVDYNLAYSYFKQKDYGNAITYFNAFTNSGSDEVEKLNDGYLRLGDSYFATSKYWPAIETYNKALELTGPEKDYASYQKAMSYGFVGRGATKIESLENFVAQYPQSSFKDDALFELANSYVSEGKENQGLQAYDRLISEYRGSSLVPQALMRQGLIHYNGNRNEAALAKFKTVVRDYPKTQEAIQAVATAKLVYVDLGRVNEYADWVRDLDFVEVTDSELDNASFESAEKQDRDGNKDAAIRGYKSYIQQFPNGLHAVDANFNLAQLYFGKGDKEAALPYYKYVADRSTSEYAEQALTRVCEVYIGNQDYEKALPYLLKLEDQANIQQNRTFAQSNLMKGYYEQRNYAKTLEYADKVLDTPSIDDRIKSDAQIMIARSAIATNDEAKAKSAYGEVLKIASGATAAEALYYDAYFKHKEGDYESSNISVQKLAKDYATYKEWGGKGLVLMAKNFYALGDAYQATYILDSVISNFSQYPEIVADAKGELAIIKSKEAQSNSSINPNQN; this is encoded by the coding sequence ATGCTTAAAAAAATCATTTTTTTTACTCCTTTACTTATTGGAATAACTGGGATTGCCAGTGCGCAGGAATCCAAAATTTATACCCACAAACAAAAAGATTTTCAAGACGCTCTAACCTTATATAACAATGAGCAATACCAAGCTGCGCAGACCCTTTTTGAAAAGGTAAAGGCGACAACGGAAGATGAGGAGACCGCTGCCAACAGTGCCTATTACGCGGCGAATGCCGCGGTTAGATTAAACCAATCCGGTGCGGATAGGTTAATGGAGGACTTTGTTGAAAAATATCCAACCTCTACCAAAAGGAATTCCGCCTTTGCCGATGTTGCCGAATATTATTTTGAAACCGGAAAATACCCATATGCTTTAAAGTGGTACAATAAGGTTGACCAAGGTGCGCTTTCGCGGGGTGAAATGGAGAAATTCAATTTCAATTATGGATATTCCCTCTTCGCGTCAAGAAAAACAGAAGAAGCTGAGAAGTATTTAGAAAAAGTGGTCAATTCCCCAGTTTACGGGTCGCAAGCAAAATATTATCTGGGATATATTTCCTACCAACAAGATGATTACGAAGCGGCGAACGAGCGTTTTGACCAAATTACAGATCAAGATGTTTTGGAGGAAAAATTGAGCTATTATCAGGCCGATATGAATTTTAAATTGGGCAAGTTTGAGGAAGCCATCGCCTTGGCCAAAAAACAATTGCCCAAATCTGACCGAAAAGAAATTTCGGAGTTAAATAAAATCATAGGAGAAAGTTATTTTAACCTTGGTCAGTATAGCAACGCCATACCTTATTTAACGGAGTATAAGGGTAAAGGAGGCAAATGGAGCAATACGGATTACTATCTCTTGGGATACGCCTATTACAAGCAACAGGATTATGAGAACGCAATTCAGCAATTCAACAAAATAATAGGCGGCACGAACAGTGTTTCCCAAAATGCCTATTACCATTTGGCGGAATGTTATTTAAAATTAGATAAGAAACAAGAAGCCTTGAACGCTTTCCGGAATGCTTCTCAAATGGAGTTTGCTCCGGAAATTCAAAAAGACGCTTTTCTGAATTACGCACGACTAAGCTACGAGATAGGTAATGCTTACGAGCCTGTACCTCAAGTTATCACAAATTATTTGGAGACGTACCCTAATGATGAACATCAAGAGGAAATGCAGAACTTGTTGGTAGATTCATTCATTACTTCTAAGAATTTTGCCGGCGCCATGGAGCTGTTGGAAAATAATAGAAACTATGCCAGTAAGGAGACCTATCAAAAAGTAGCATATTTCCGAGGCATTGAACAATTTATGGAGGGTGATTATAGTGGTGCTTCCGAGAATTTGGGTAAATCCTTGCGTAGCGCTGAGAATCCTTTATTCGAGGCTAGAGGCAGATATTGGAAAGCTGAGGCAGATTATCTTTTGAATCGGTTTGATGAAGCTGTTGCGGGATTCACTTCTTTTAAACAAAACGCTAGTTCAAACCGGACGGTAGAGGCCAAGGATGTGGATTACAATTTGGCCTATTCCTACTTCAAACAGAAAGATTATGGAAATGCCATCACGTATTTCAATGCCTTTACAAATTCAGGAAGTGATGAGGTTGAAAAGCTAAATGATGGTTACTTGCGCTTAGGGGATAGTTATTTTGCGACCAGCAAATATTGGCCTGCCATAGAGACGTACAACAAGGCTTTGGAGCTTACCGGTCCAGAAAAGGATTATGCCTCCTATCAAAAGGCCATGAGCTACGGTTTTGTTGGAAGAGGGGCAACGAAAATCGAAAGTCTTGAAAATTTTGTTGCTCAGTATCCGCAATCAAGCTTTAAGGACGATGCCCTCTTTGAATTAGCGAATTCTTATGTTTCCGAAGGAAAAGAAAATCAAGGGCTGCAGGCATATGACCGACTCATAAGTGAATATAGGGGTAGTTCCCTGGTGCCGCAGGCCTTAATGCGTCAGGGTTTAATTCACTATAACGGCAACAGGAACGAAGCTGCCTTGGCCAAGTTTAAAACTGTGGTAAGGGATTACCCCAAGACACAAGAGGCGATTCAGGCGGTAGCCACGGCCAAATTGGTTTATGTGGATTTGGGACGCGTAAACGAATATGCGGATTGGGTGCGGGATTTGGATTTCGTTGAGGTAACGGACTCGGAATTGGACAACGCTAGTTTTGAATCCGCCGAAAAACAGGACAGGGATGGCAATAAGGATGCCGCCATCCGTGGATATAAAAGTTACATTCAACAATTCCCGAATGGATTGCACGCGGTCGATGCGAACTTTAATTTGGCGCAGTTGTATTTTGGCAAGGGTGATAAAGAAGCCGCACTACCTTATTATAAATACGTTGCGGACAGAAGCACAAGCGAGTATGCCGAGCAGGCCTTAACACGTGTATGTGAGGTATATATTGGAAACCAAGATTATGAAAAGGCTTTGCCTTATTTGTTGAAGCTGGAAGACCAAGCGAATATTCAACAGAACAGAACTTTTGCCCAATCTAATTTGATGAAAGGATATTATGAACAGCGCAATTATGCCAAAACACTCGAATATGCGGATAAGGTTTTGGACACCCCTAGTATTGACGACCGTATAAAGAGTGATGCCCAAATTATGATTGCCCGATCCGCTATCGCCACCAACGACGAGGCTAAGGCAAAGTCCGCTTACGGGGAGGTGCTGAAAATTGCTTCTGGCGCTACAGCCGCGGAGGCATTGTATTATGACGCCTATTTTAAGCATAAGGAGGGAGATTATGAATCTTCGAATATTTCCGTTCAGAAATTGGCAAAAGACTACGCGACCTATAAAGAATGGGGCGGAAAAGGACTGGTGTTGATGGCGAAGAATTTTTATGCCTTGGGCGATGCCTACCAAGCCACTTATATATTGGACAGCGTCATTTCCAATTTTAGTCAATATCCGGAAATAGTGGCGGACGCCAAGGGGGAGCTGGCAATTATCAAGTCCAAGGAAGCTCAAAGTAATTCCTCAATTAATCCAAACCAAAATTAA
- a CDS encoding TonB-dependent receptor produces MYKSIKLGIGLLFLVGQFAVAQDETDDLGTETVTVTKAYTPTVSDAFKIKSVPNLNDSIVLQKKKITYSIFSVPVASTFTPNKGTASRVEKTPPPVLFNSYASAGGGNPANIMAQFYTSHEIDRDSDYTLGLDHNSSRGDIDGVQLDNIFSNSELVAAFKKRDRDFDWGADLGFQHQLYNWYGLPEGRFDDATAESIDERQNYFMGEASGHVNLEDSFFKRADLKYRRFWDAVKSGENRAIFNTQFEFPLNEESLGIRAKVDYVGGNFENASLNSTTNDEGINYGLLQVGINPSLIMLRDDLSLNLGVNFVYGMDLENSEGNFYIYPAVTASYRLLDETVIAYGGVEGELRQNSYYDFVEENSFVSPTLTIAPTDSQYNGYIGLKGQLLPNLSYNIKGSYTAENNRPLFKLNPQNLFRNDEKGYYYGNSFEVFYDDIKTIGVFGELNVDVNRNFTLGINAEVYDYNTETDNPAWNLPNLTGSLFMDYQIGKKWFAGVNLFYVGEREDFETQVVEFVAPSEFPATLITLDSYFDANAHIGHRLNDQFSIFVKAANIANNNYQRWANYPVQGFQVLGGATYKFDF; encoded by the coding sequence ATGTACAAAAGCATAAAATTAGGGATAGGTCTGTTGTTTTTAGTAGGACAATTTGCCGTGGCTCAGGATGAGACCGATGATTTAGGGACCGAGACCGTAACGGTGACCAAGGCCTACACGCCTACAGTTTCGGATGCGTTTAAAATTAAGTCGGTGCCCAATCTCAACGATTCCATAGTGCTGCAAAAAAAGAAAATAACCTATAGTATTTTCTCCGTGCCCGTTGCTTCAACCTTCACCCCGAACAAGGGGACAGCTTCCCGTGTAGAGAAAACACCGCCACCGGTACTTTTTAATTCCTATGCTTCCGCGGGAGGTGGTAATCCTGCCAACATCATGGCTCAGTTTTATACCAGTCATGAAATTGATAGGGATTCGGATTACACCTTGGGTCTGGACCATAATTCGTCGCGAGGGGATATAGACGGCGTACAACTGGACAATATATTTTCCAATTCCGAACTAGTGGCCGCCTTCAAGAAAAGGGACCGTGATTTTGATTGGGGAGCGGACCTCGGATTTCAACATCAATTGTATAATTGGTATGGTCTTCCAGAAGGTAGGTTTGATGATGCAACAGCAGAGAGTATTGATGAACGTCAGAACTATTTTATGGGAGAGGCCTCAGGGCATGTGAACTTGGAGGACTCGTTCTTTAAACGGGCCGATTTAAAATATCGTAGGTTCTGGGATGCGGTAAAATCCGGGGAGAACAGGGCCATTTTCAACACGCAATTCGAATTTCCATTGAACGAGGAATCTTTGGGAATTAGGGCAAAGGTAGATTACGTGGGCGGCAATTTTGAAAATGCCAGCCTGAACAGTACCACGAATGACGAGGGAATCAACTATGGCCTTCTACAGGTAGGAATAAATCCTAGTTTGATTATGCTGCGCGATGATCTCTCTCTTAATCTTGGGGTAAATTTTGTTTATGGAATGGATTTGGAAAACAGTGAGGGTAATTTTTACATCTATCCTGCAGTAACGGCATCCTATAGGTTGTTGGACGAAACGGTCATTGCCTATGGCGGGGTAGAAGGTGAGTTGCGCCAGAATTCCTACTATGATTTTGTGGAGGAAAATTCTTTTGTATCACCCACCTTGACCATAGCACCAACAGATAGTCAGTATAACGGCTACATTGGTCTAAAGGGACAACTGTTACCTAATTTGAGTTATAATATAAAAGGAAGCTACACGGCGGAGAATAACCGGCCTTTGTTCAAGTTGAATCCACAGAATCTTTTCAGAAATGATGAGAAGGGATATTACTACGGAAACTCTTTTGAAGTATTTTATGATGATATAAAAACGATTGGAGTTTTTGGGGAATTAAATGTTGATGTCAACCGTAACTTTACTTTGGGCATCAATGCCGAAGTCTATGATTACAATACGGAAACCGATAATCCAGCTTGGAACCTTCCCAATCTTACGGGTTCCCTTTTCATGGATTATCAAATTGGAAAAAAATGGTTCGCGGGAGTCAATTTATTCTACGTTGGAGAGCGTGAAGATTTCGAAACACAGGTGGTTGAATTTGTTGCACCCTCGGAATTTCCGGCAACGCTTATCACTTTGGACAGTTATTTTGATGCAAACGCACATATTGGGCATCGTTTGAACGATCAGTTTTCAATCTTTGTAAAAGCGGCCAATATCGCCAATAACAATTACCAACGATGGGCTAATTATCCGGTACAGGGATTTCAAGTTCTAGGTGGGGCGACCTATAAGTTCGATTTTTAG